One stretch of Juglans microcarpa x Juglans regia isolate MS1-56 chromosome 3D, Jm3101_v1.0, whole genome shotgun sequence DNA includes these proteins:
- the LOC121253917 gene encoding MLP-like protein 43 has protein sequence MSSSLSGKLSIEIEVKSPARAFYEANAKRLYEIPKLCPTYIPKVDLVEGKWEEVGAVFNWHLVYGGKTVISKEIYESIDDEKLSVTFKVIGGSFVESFKSFKFISQAFPKKEGSLVRWTYEYEKLNADIPDPKELLQFAADLTREIDDNLLKISQE, from the exons ATGTCTTCTTCTCTGTCTGGTAAGTTAAGTATTGAAATAGAGGTCAAGTCACCAGCTCGTGCTTTTTATGAGGCCAACGCGAAACGATTGTACGAGATACCAAAACTTTGCCCTACCTATATACCCAAGGTTGATTTAGTAGAAGGTAAATGGGAAGAAGTGGGTGCTGTCTTTAACTGGCATCTCGTATACG GGGGGAAAACTGTAATTTCTAAGGAGATATACGAGAGCATAGATGACGAAAAACTATCGGTTACGTTCAAGGTGATAGGAGGATCATTCGTGGAGTCATTcaaaagtttcaagttcatttcGCAGGCCTTTCCAAAGAAAGAGGGAAGCTTGGTCCGTTGGACTTATGAATATGAGAAACTCAACGCGGATATTCCAGATCCAAAAGAATTGCTTCAGTTTGCAGCTGATCTTACCAGAGAGATAGATGATAATCTTCTAAAGATCAGCCAGGAGTAG